One window of the Trifolium pratense cultivar HEN17-A07 linkage group LG2, ARS_RC_1.1, whole genome shotgun sequence genome contains the following:
- the LOC123903942 gene encoding uncharacterized protein LOC123903942 codes for MDSSHISVYVNFSCELRIIQARNIEFVKPAKNLFARLYLPTGNNKRIQLNSKNVSTKSLPFWDESFNLDCSCPQEFLESLNQQSLVLELRQKKIWGSQLIGKGEIPWKVILESQNMELKKWLKMDLVDGSDYKEGMFTTPGVEVEIKIKVTSVAEMEKQNKRRLNNWNECGCKNGHDHQAWCNTEDCDIFALGAALEAF; via the coding sequence ATGGATTCATCTCATATATCAGTTTATGTAAACTTCAGCTGCGAATTGAGAATAATACAAGCTCGAAACATTGAATTCGTCAAGCCCGCAAAAAACTTGTTTGCAAGGTTGTATCTTCCAACAGGaaacaacaaaagaattcaACTCAATAGCAAAAATGTTTCCACAAAATCATTACCCTTTTGGGACGAGTCTTTTAATCTAGATTGTTCTTGCCCTCAAGAATTCTTGGAAAGCCTTAATCAACAAAGCCTAGTACTGGAACTAAGGCAAAAGAAGATATGGGGGTCACAACTTATTGGTAAAGGTGAGATTCCATGGAAGGTGATTCTTGAATCACAAAATATGGAGTTGAAAAAATGGTTGAAAATGGATTTGGTGGATGGAAGTGATTACAAAGAGGGTATGTTCACAACACCAGGAGTGGAAGTGgagattaaaataaaagtgaCTTCGGTTGCTGAGATGGAAAAACAGAATAAGAGGAGGTTGAATAATTGGAATGAGTGTGGATGCAAAAATGGACATGATCATCAAGCTTGGTGCAATACTGAAGATTGTGATATATTTGCACTTGGAGCAGCTTTAGAGGCTTTTTGA
- the LOC123903938 gene encoding uncharacterized protein LOC123903938, with protein MDSSHIHAYANFSCELKIIQARNVEFIKSTKNLFARLYLPTGSNKRIQLNSKNVSSKSVPFWDESFNLDCSCPQEFLENLNQQSLVLELRQRKMWGSKLIAKSEIPWKVILESQNMELKNWLKMDLVSGSDCKEGMFTIPEVEVEIKVRVASVSEMEKQNKRRLNNWNECGCKNGHDHQAWCNTEDCDIFALGAALEAF; from the coding sequence ATGGATTCATCCCATATACATGCTTATGCAAACTTCAGTTGTGAACTAAAAATAATCCAAGCTCGAAATGTTGAATTCATCAAGTCTACGAAAAACTTGTTTGCAAGGTTGTATCTTCCAACAGGAAGCAACAAAAGAATTCAACTCAACAGCAAAAATGTTTCATCCAAATCAGTACCCTTTTGGGACGAATCTTTTAATCTAGATTGTTCTTGCCCACAAGAATTCTTGGAAAACCTTAATCAACAAAGCCTggttttggagctgaggcaaaGGAAGATGTGGGGGTCAAAACTTATTGCGAAAAGTGAGATTCCATGGAAGGTGATTCTTGAATCACAAAACATGGAGTtgaaaaattggttaaaaaTGGATTTAGTTAGTGGAAGTGATTGCAAAGAGGGTATGTTCACAATACCAGAAGTGGAAGTGGAGATTAAAGTTAGAGTTGCTTCAGTTTCGGAGATGGAAAAACAGAATAAGAGAAGGTTGAATAATTGGAATGAGTGTGGATGCAAAAATGGACATGATCATCAAGCTTGGTGCAACACTGAAGATTGTGATATATTTGCGCTTGGTGCAGCTTTGGAGGctttttaa
- the LOC123903944 gene encoding uncharacterized protein LOC123903944, translated as MDPSHISAYVNFSCELRIIQARNIEFIKPTKNLFARLYLPTGNNKSIQLNSKNISTISLPIWDESFNLDCSCPQEFLENLNEQNLVLELRQRKMWGSKLIPWKVIIESQNMELKKWLKMDLVNGSDCKEGMFTTPEVEVEIKVRVASAAEMEKQNKRRLNNWNECGCKNGHDHQAWCNTEDCDIFALSAALEAF; from the coding sequence atggATCCATCCCATATATCTGCTTATGTAAACTTCAGCTGCGAATTGAGAATAATACAGGCTCGAAACATCGAATTTATCAAGCCTACGAAAAACTTGTTTGCAAGGTTGTATCTCCCAACAGGAAACAACAAAAGTATTCAACTTAACAGCAAAAATATTTCCACCATATCATTGCCCATCTGGGACGAGTCTTTTAATCTAGATTGTTCGTGCCCTCAAGAATTCTTGGAAAACCTTAACGAACAAAACCTAGTGTTGGAGCTAAGGCAAAGGAAGATGTGGGGGTCAAAACTTATTCCATGGAAGGTAATTATTGAATCACAAAATATGGAGTTAAAAAAATGGTTGAAAATGGATTTGGTGAATGGAAGTGATTGCAAAGAGGGTATGTTCACAACACCGGAAGTGGAAGTAGAGATTAAAGTAAGAGTAGCTTCAGCTGCTGAGatggaaaaacaaaataagagaAGGTTGAATAATTGGAATGAGTGTGGATGCAAAAATGGACATGATCATCAAGCTTGGTGCAACACTGAAGATTGTGATATATTTGCACTTAGTGCAGCTTTAGAGGCCTTTTGA
- the LOC123903941 gene encoding uncharacterized protein LOC123903941 — protein sequence MDPSYISTYVNLSCELRIIQARNVEFIKPTKNMFARLYLPTGNNKRIQLNSKNVSTKSLPFWDESFNLDCSCPQEFLENLNEQNLVLELRQKKMWGSQSIAKSEIPWKVIIESQNMELKRWLKMDLVDGSDYKEGMFTTPEVEVEIKIKVTSVAEMEKQNKRRLNNWNECGCKNGHDHQAWCNTEDCDIFALGAALEAF from the coding sequence ATGGATCCATCCTATATATCTACTTATGTAAACTTAAGCTGTGAATTGAGAATAATACAGGCTCGAAACGTCGAATTTATCAAGCCTACGAAAAACATGTTTGCAAGATTGTATCTCCCAACAGGaaacaacaaaagaattcaACTCAATAGCAAAAATGTTTCCACCAAATCATTACCCTTTTGGGATGAATCTTTCAATCTAGATTGTTCTTGCCCTCAAGAATTCTTGGAAAACCTTAACGAACAAAACCTAGTTCTAGAGCTAAGGCAAAAGAAGATGTGGGGGTCACAATCTATTGCGAAAAGTGAGATTCCATGGAAGGTGATTATTGAATCACAAAATATGGAGTTGAAAAGATGGTTGAAAATGGATTTGGTGGATGGAAGTGATTACAAAGAGGGTATGTTCACAACACCAGAAGTGGAAGTGgagattaaaataaaagtgaCTTCGGTTGCTGAGATGGAAAAACAGAATAAGAGGAGGTTGAATAATTGGAATGAGTGTGGATGCAAAAATGGACATGATCATCAAGCTTGGTGCAATACTGAAGATTGTGATATATTTGCACTTGGAGCAGCTTTAGAGGCTTTTTGA